The window CAACTGGTAAAGATTTTATGGGATGTGTAATATCTAATGTATAACTTGGGTTTTGCCTTGGTTACTTTTAAGTATGGTGCCTGGGGGAGGATGAAGCTTCATGGTACTGTTGAAGAATAGAGACATTATTTCTATTTTAGACTTTACAAAGGAGGAGATATCATACATCCTGGATCTGTCCAAAAAAATGGATAAGCAACGCCACACTGATTTATTAAAAGGAAAAATACTTGCCAATCTGTTTTTCGAACCTTCCACAAGGACAAAATTAAGCTTTGAAACAGCAATGAAGAGGCTGGGAGGGGACGTTATTGGTTTTGATGATCCGGATAAAACTTCCACGGCAAAGGGTGAATCTTTAAAGGATTCGGTGAAGATTGTTGAAGGGTATTGTGACATAATAGTCATACGACACTTCCTTGAAGGTGCGTCCCGTCTCGCTGCTGATACGGTTAATGTGCCCGTTATCAATGCGGGTGATGGTGCGTGTCAACATCCTACCCAAACCTTTCTGGATCTTTACACAATCAAGAACACAAAAGGTGGGCTTGAAGGTTTGACGGTTGGTTTTTTGGGAGATTTAAAGTATGGGAGAACGGCGCATTCTCTGGCATATGCTCTTGCCCATTTTAATGCAGAGATGTTCTTTATCTCTCCTCCCAGTCTGAGAATCCCTAAAGACTATATCGAGCAGTTACAATCGAGGGGAGTTTCTTATCATGAAGTAGACTCCTTGTCCGAGGTAAGCAGTAAGCTCGATATTCTTTACTGCACAAGGATACAAAAGGAGCGGTTTGCAGATCCGGTAGAATATGAAAAGGTCAGAGGTATTTATAAGCTGAGCAGGACTGTTTTGGACAACCTTAAGATTGGTAATGATCTCAAAATACTTCATCCTCTTCCAAGAGTAGAAGAGATGGATGAAAGTCTGGATTCAACCGATTATGCAGTCTATTTTCAGCAGGCGCATAGCGGTGTTCCTGTAAGAGAAGCATTACTGGCAGCATTGTTGGGTGCTTTACAATGAAAAAACTTGAGGTGTCAGCAATTGAAGAGGGTACGGTAATAGATCAGATTGCCAGCAAGAGTACTTTTAAGGTTGCAAACATACTGGATATCCAGAATATCGATCAGGTTGTTCTGGTCGGTGTTAACTTGTCCAGTAAGAAGTTGAACAAAAAAGGGATCATAAAGATTGGCGGGAAGCAACTTACCCAGGAAGAGGTTAACAAGATTGCTTTGATTGCTCCGGATGCCACCTTGAACATAATCAAGAATTCTGAAGTTGTGAGAAAATTTCAAGTTGCGATTCCAGATACACTAGAGGGGATTGTCAGGTGTTTTAATCCAAACTGTGTGAGCAACCATCAAATGATTCAAAGTAAATTTCATGTAATGAATAAAAACCCCATAAAGATTCGTTGCTATTATTGTGAACGTCATATGGGGGGAGATGATATAGAGCTGGCTT is drawn from Candidatus Scalindua sp. and contains these coding sequences:
- the pyrI gene encoding aspartate carbamoyltransferase regulatory subunit, producing the protein MKKLEVSAIEEGTVIDQIASKSTFKVANILDIQNIDQVVLVGVNLSSKKLNKKGIIKIGGKQLTQEEVNKIALIAPDATLNIIKNSEVVRKFQVAIPDTLEGIVRCFNPNCVSNHQMIQSKFHVMNKNPIKIRCYYCERHMGGDDIELA
- the pyrB gene encoding aspartate carbamoyltransferase: MVLLKNRDIISILDFTKEEISYILDLSKKMDKQRHTDLLKGKILANLFFEPSTRTKLSFETAMKRLGGDVIGFDDPDKTSTAKGESLKDSVKIVEGYCDIIVIRHFLEGASRLAADTVNVPVINAGDGACQHPTQTFLDLYTIKNTKGGLEGLTVGFLGDLKYGRTAHSLAYALAHFNAEMFFISPPSLRIPKDYIEQLQSRGVSYHEVDSLSEVSSKLDILYCTRIQKERFADPVEYEKVRGIYKLSRTVLDNLKIGNDLKILHPLPRVEEMDESLDSTDYAVYFQQAHSGVPVREALLAALLGALQ